One segment of Methanolinea mesophila DNA contains the following:
- a CDS encoding type II toxin-antitoxin system PemK/MazF family toxin: MSQYFRGDVVLISLQLQGKGERKVRPAVVVRTGDRGELVVSPVSSRPSFDAPSEPLVLDDFSEGGLDIFGESYVITAGLCRVHTWDVIGKKGKLRKEAMEKLFPEKQ, from the coding sequence ATGAGCCAGTATTTTCGGGGCGATGTCGTCCTTATATCGCTGCAGCTGCAGGGGAAGGGGGAGCGGAAGGTGAGGCCGGCGGTGGTGGTCAGGACCGGAGACCGCGGCGAACTGGTGGTGAGCCCGGTCTCATCCAGGCCCTCGTTTGACGCCCCTTCAGAGCCCCTGGTACTGGATGATTTCAGCGAGGGGGGCCTGGACATCTTCGGGGAGAGTTATGTCATCACCGCCGGACTCTGCAGGGTCCACACCTGGGATGTCATCGGGAAAAAGGGAAAATTACGGAAAGAAGCGATGGAAAAGCTGTTTCCTGAAAAGCAATGA
- a CDS encoding PEGA domain-containing protein has protein sequence MKTYSIALILTILCIGILAVQPAASAPPFILEGSLQISSTPAGATIFIDGEQAGLTPATVTNLTLGYHDVVLRKTGYQDWGTQAYVHFRQTTSVSAILVPLGPTVTPTVTPTTTITPTPTTITPTPTITPVLTGSLSVFSTPTNAAVMVDNVFVGRTPLIRSGITAGTHKVEVDKDGYHSYEVQVTVQSGSTTTVIANLVPETPATTPITTVPTTSPTTTIPTTSPTTEPTTTATTTVPTTTPTTVTPTTTTTVTPTGTLQVFSTPTNASVRVDNVFVGKTPLFLNGVAAGTHKVEVDKEGYHSYETQVTVQAGSTTTLIATLIPETPTPTPTITLTPPPTFTPTTSPTTTIPTTSPTTEPTTTATTTVPTTTPTTVTPTTTTTVTPTGTLQVFSTPTNASVRVDNVFVGKTPLFLNGVAAGTHKVEVDKEGFHSYEAQVQVQAGSTTTVIATLIPETQTATPTTTTTVPTTSPTTGPTTTTPTTSPTTEPTTTATTTVPTTAPTTVTPTTTTTVTPTGMLQVFSTPTNASVMVDNVFVGKTPLFLNGVAAGTHKVEVDKEGYHSYETLVQVQAGSTTTVIATLIPETQTATPTTTTTVPTTSPTTGPTTVTPTTTTTVTPTGMLQVFSTPTNASVRMDDAFAGRTPLFLNGVAAGTHKVEVDKEGYHSYEAQVQVQGGSTTTVIATLIPEI, from the coding sequence ATGAAAACCTATTCAATTGCCCTGATACTGACAATCCTCTGTATCGGGATTCTGGCCGTCCAGCCGGCCGCATCGGCACCTCCGTTCATCCTGGAAGGATCACTCCAGATAAGTTCGACACCTGCGGGGGCCACGATCTTTATTGATGGTGAACAGGCGGGACTCACTCCCGCGACAGTCACGAACCTGACGCTCGGGTATCACGACGTGGTCCTCAGGAAGACGGGATACCAGGACTGGGGGACCCAGGCATATGTGCATTTCAGGCAGACGACCTCCGTTTCGGCGATACTTGTTCCCCTCGGCCCCACCGTGACACCTACCGTCACCCCGACCACCACCATAACTCCCACTCCCACCACGATCACGCCTACTCCCACCATCACGCCTGTCCTTACCGGCTCCCTGTCGGTATTCTCCACCCCGACCAATGCCGCGGTCATGGTTGACAACGTGTTCGTGGGGAGGACTCCTCTCATCCGTTCCGGTATAACAGCTGGTACGCATAAGGTGGAAGTGGATAAGGACGGGTACCATAGCTACGAGGTCCAGGTCACCGTCCAGTCGGGATCGACCACCACCGTGATCGCCAACCTCGTCCCTGAGACCCCCGCCACCACACCGATCACGACCGTACCGACTACCAGCCCCACGACTACGATCCCCACGACGTCCCCGACCACGGAGCCCACCACGACGGCGACTACAACAGTTCCAACAACGACTCCGACGACGGTAACCCCCACCACGACGACGACGGTGACCCCGACGGGGACGCTGCAGGTGTTCTCCACTCCGACAAATGCATCGGTGAGGGTGGATAATGTGTTCGTAGGGAAGACGCCGCTGTTCCTGAACGGAGTCGCGGCCGGGACCCACAAGGTAGAGGTGGATAAGGAAGGGTACCATAGCTACGAGACGCAGGTCACTGTCCAGGCGGGGTCGACGACCACGCTCATCGCGACCCTGATCCCCGAGACCCCCACCCCGACTCCCACAATAACGCTCACGCCTCCGCCCACCTTCACGCCGACTACCAGCCCCACGACCACGATCCCCACGACGTCCCCGACCACGGAGCCCACCACGACGGCGACTACGACCGTTCCGACAACGACTCCGACGACCGTAACCCCTACCACGACGACCACGGTGACCCCGACGGGGACGCTGCAGGTGTTCTCCACTCCGACAAACGCGTCGGTGAGGGTGGATAATGTGTTCGTAGGGAAGACGCCGCTGTTCCTGAACGGAGTCGCGGCCGGGACCCATAAGGTAGAGGTGGATAAAGAAGGGTTCCACAGTTATGAGGCGCAGGTCCAGGTCCAGGCGGGATCGACCACGACGGTGATCGCGACCCTGATCCCCGAGACCCAGACCGCGACCCCGACGACCACCACCACCGTTCCTACCACAAGTCCGACGACGGGGCCGACGACGACCACCCCGACGACGTCCCCGACCACGGAGCCCACCACGACGGCGACTACGACTGTTCCGACAACTGCCCCGACGACCGTAACCCCCACCACGACAACGACGGTGACCCCGACGGGGATGCTGCAGGTGTTCTCCACTCCGACAAACGCGTCGGTGATGGTGGATAATGTGTTCGTAGGGAAGACACCGCTGTTCCTGAACGGAGTTGCTGCCGGGACCCACAAGGTAGAGGTGGATAAAGAAGGGTACCACAGCTATGAGACCCTGGTCCAGGTCCAGGCGGGATCGACCACGACGGTGATCGCGACCCTGATCCCCGAGACCCAGACCGCGACCCCTACAACCACTACCACCGTTCCTACCACAAGTCCGACGACGGGGCCGACGACAGTAACCCCTACCACGACGACGACGGTGACCCCGACGGGGATGCTGCAGGTGTTCTCCACCCCGACAAACGCGTCAGTGAGGATGGATGATGCGTTCGCGGGGAGGACGCCGCTGTTCCTGAACGGAGTCGCGGCCGGGACCCACAAGGTAGAGGTGGATAAGGAAGGGTACCACAGCTACGAGGCGCAGGTCCAGGTCCAGGGGGGATCGACCACGACGGTGATCGCGACCCTGATCCCCGAGATCTAG
- a CDS encoding PEGA domain-containing protein — protein sequence MATGTLQVSGNPTAAGVYIDDVLRGIPPLTITGIPQAVHTVEGDKEGYQRYLAQISILGGNHNSIEYHPLTLPIAIKAPFLHFSGH from the coding sequence ATGGCGACCGGGACACTCCAGGTGTCGGGTAATCCCACGGCGGCGGGGGTATACATCGACGATGTCCTCCGGGGGATTCCCCCGCTGACGATCACCGGGATCCCGCAGGCGGTCCACACGGTGGAAGGTGACAAGGAAGGATACCAGCGTTACCTGGCCCAGATCTCCATCCTGGGGGGGAATCATAACTCCATTGAATATCACCCTCTCACCCTCCCAATCGCAATAAAGGCCCCATTCCTCCATTTTTCCGGACATTGA
- a CDS encoding TMEM175 family protein, translating into MTTMPPETSPPRETLNKSRLESLSDGIFAFAMTLLVLSLTVPMISDADAIIVLPGKLAEIWPEFILFVIAFFILSGFWLSHHRILSPVNFVDEWVIRINFLVLFFVVLIPFTTSVSGDYTSVLEAVLLFHVNLLLGSLMLTLLWVYIRRNFSKLSLETLEPFSLGLSRGVIIPAVCLFAIGVSFISPQDSMWSYLLIPILISLARHWGFWRKRTANTA; encoded by the coding sequence ATGACGACAATGCCACCGGAAACGAGCCCTCCCCGGGAGACCCTGAACAAATCAAGGCTGGAGTCGCTGAGCGACGGGATATTTGCCTTTGCCATGACCCTTCTGGTCCTCTCCCTGACCGTTCCCATGATCTCGGACGCCGATGCCATAATCGTACTTCCGGGGAAACTGGCCGAGATATGGCCCGAGTTCATCCTCTTCGTGATTGCGTTCTTCATCCTTTCCGGATTCTGGCTTTCGCATCACCGTATCCTGAGCCCGGTAAACTTTGTGGACGAGTGGGTAATCCGGATCAATTTCCTCGTCCTTTTCTTCGTGGTGCTCATCCCCTTCACCACCTCCGTCTCGGGCGATTACACCTCAGTTCTCGAGGCGGTCCTCCTGTTCCATGTCAACCTCCTGCTCGGGAGCCTGATGCTCACCCTGCTCTGGGTGTATATCCGCCGTAATTTCTCGAAACTCTCCCTCGAAACACTGGAACCCTTCAGTTTAGGGCTGTCCCGGGGAGTAATCATCCCCGCGGTGTGCCTGTTTGCCATCGGGGTGTCGTTCATCAGCCCGCAGGACAGCATGTGGTCCTACCTCCTCATCCCGATCCTCATCTCGCTCGCACGGCACTGGGGATTCTGGCGAAAACGCACTGCGAACACAGCCTGA
- a CDS encoding serpin family protein translates to MKLSVLILCAVLLVCFFPASGLDLSRYPELQAKYSGYGSAIQEKSFDRLNTDFADRATSRDAVLQKIASGQDPVAIPVVKGADFPGNRLMLYSSSSGYGDMISSRLHNMTSLNAGSARALLDNHTFKNPALVKPVPVKVPATSDAGMSVVEANNRFALDLYSALAGENPEGNLFFSPWSLSSALAITYEGARGTTADEIRSVFHFPGDDSTRWNGYKEITDGLNNGNSGFTLESANALWAEETYPLLPSYLSTADRYYSAHVTNLDFIKNPEGSRKTINTWVEGKTRNRIQDLLPPGSIDSSTTLVITNAIYFKGTWAAQFRKENTAESDFMITPTESVRVQMMKRTDAEAKYWYAETDALQVLGMPYAHQNGRELSMLVILPKDQDLAAAEQSLDTAKLSDLRQSLEYQQVMVYFPKFKLETGYQMRDTLSGMGMPSVFNPGQADLSGMDGTRSLFVTDVFHKAFVEVNEEGTEAAAATAVPVSRALAEPVPVFRADHPFIFIIQDSENGNILFMGRVANPAGE, encoded by the coding sequence GTGAAACTATCCGTCCTGATATTATGTGCCGTGTTGCTGGTCTGTTTCTTCCCGGCATCGGGGCTCGACCTTTCGCGGTATCCGGAACTGCAGGCGAAATATTCCGGCTACGGGAGCGCGATCCAGGAGAAGTCTTTCGATCGACTGAACACCGACTTTGCCGACAGGGCGACGTCCAGGGACGCGGTGCTCCAGAAGATCGCATCCGGGCAGGACCCGGTAGCAATCCCCGTGGTGAAGGGTGCGGACTTCCCCGGAAACAGGCTTATGCTCTATTCTTCCTCGTCCGGTTACGGGGACATGATATCGAGCCGGTTACACAACATGACCTCTCTGAACGCGGGTTCGGCGAGGGCACTTCTCGACAATCACACCTTCAAAAACCCGGCCCTCGTGAAGCCCGTACCCGTGAAGGTCCCTGCAACCAGCGATGCCGGGATGAGCGTGGTGGAGGCAAACAACCGGTTCGCCCTGGACCTTTACTCTGCGCTGGCCGGTGAAAACCCGGAGGGGAACCTGTTTTTCTCCCCCTGGAGCCTCTCCTCCGCGCTCGCCATCACCTATGAAGGAGCACGAGGTACCACGGCGGATGAGATCCGGTCGGTATTTCATTTCCCCGGGGACGACTCCACAAGGTGGAACGGGTACAAAGAGATTACCGACGGGCTGAACAATGGCAATTCAGGGTTTACCCTGGAATCCGCCAATGCACTCTGGGCAGAGGAGACCTATCCCCTCCTTCCCTCGTATCTCTCCACCGCGGACCGGTACTATTCCGCCCACGTGACCAATCTCGACTTCATAAAAAACCCCGAAGGGTCGCGGAAGACCATCAATACCTGGGTGGAAGGGAAAACAAGGAACAGGATACAGGACCTTTTACCTCCCGGTTCGATCGATTCCTCGACAACCCTGGTCATCACCAATGCCATCTACTTCAAGGGAACCTGGGCCGCCCAGTTCAGGAAAGAGAACACCGCAGAATCAGATTTTATGATTACCCCGACGGAGTCCGTGCGTGTCCAGATGATGAAACGAACGGATGCTGAGGCGAAGTACTGGTATGCGGAGACCGACGCCCTTCAGGTGCTCGGGATGCCGTACGCCCACCAGAACGGAAGGGAACTCTCCATGCTGGTCATTCTTCCAAAAGACCAGGACCTTGCCGCAGCGGAGCAGTCCCTCGATACTGCGAAACTCTCCGATTTACGACAGTCCCTGGAATATCAGCAGGTTATGGTCTATTTCCCCAAGTTTAAACTGGAGACGGGCTACCAGATGCGGGACACCCTCTCCGGAATGGGGATGCCGTCGGTATTCAACCCCGGGCAGGCCGATCTTTCCGGGATGGACGGTACCAGGTCCCTGTTCGTCACGGACGTATTCCACAAGGCATTCGTGGAGGTGAACGAGGAAGGTACCGAGGCAGCGGCGGCGACCGCCGTGCCCGTATCGAGGGCGCTGGCAGAGCCTGTCCCCGTGTTCCGTGCCGATCATCCCTTTATCTTCATCATCCAGGACAGTGAGAACGGGAACATCCTGTTCATGGGAAGAGTAGCTAATCCGGCAGGGGAATGA
- a CDS encoding DNA-deoxyinosine glycosylase, whose protein sequence is MEQPRETGLMPLVGNAPRVLVLGSFPSRTSLEKGWYYANPRNQFWEVMRNLLDLPVLDQEGVPARDYPAFLVRNHISLWDVAASRRFQPGSMDRDLREIRVNDIAGVLRDHPTIACIALNGGKAWTLFPRGTIPGRIPLYRLPSTSPANARHSLAEKIAEWRVILQYL, encoded by the coding sequence ATGGAACAACCACGCGAAACGGGACTTATGCCGCTTGTGGGGAACGCCCCGAGGGTCCTTGTACTTGGCAGTTTCCCGAGCAGGACCTCCCTTGAGAAAGGGTGGTATTATGCAAATCCCCGGAACCAGTTCTGGGAGGTGATGAGGAACCTGCTCGATCTCCCTGTCCTGGACCAGGAGGGCGTTCCGGCCCGGGACTACCCCGCATTCCTTGTCCGGAACCACATTTCACTCTGGGATGTGGCTGCGTCCCGCCGGTTTCAGCCGGGAAGCATGGACCGGGACCTTCGGGAGATCCGGGTCAACGACATCGCCGGCGTCCTCAGGGATCACCCTACAATAGCCTGCATCGCCCTGAACGGGGGGAAAGCATGGACACTTTTTCCCCGCGGGACCATACCTGGCAGGATCCCGCTCTACCGTCTCCCCTCTACCAGCCCGGCAAATGCGAGGCATTCACTTGCAGAAAAGATTGCGGAGTGGCGGGTGATACTGCAGTATCTTTAG
- the fdhF gene encoding formate dehydrogenase subunit alpha: protein MQMKYVTTTCPYCGTGCSFNLVVSDNKVAGVAPYQRSPVNEGKVCPKGTYAHEFVNHPDRLTTPLIKKDGKFVEASWDEAYDLIAKKFKQYKPDECACLSSARVSNEENYAMMKFARGVMKTRHIDHCARLCHASTVAGLAATFGSGAMTNSILDIADSKCMFIIGSNTFEQHPLIGRKVMQAKMKGAKLIYADPRFTPTGKQADLYMQFRSGSDVAIFNGLMQEILKNGWEDKEFVKNRTKDFDKLKEEVMKPMYSLENVSKISGIPVEQLKTCAEWFAKAESACILYSMGITQHTVGVDNVKSVANIQMLTGNLGRPGTGVNALRGQNNVQGACDMGALPVVFTGYQKVIDEAAHKKFADAWGFPDGICEPKNGYEVTTMMDVLADKPGELKCMYIMGENPMISDPDLHHVEKAIKNLEFLVVQDIFMTETAELADVVLPASCYAEKDGTQTSTERRVQMWRTAQAPPGKAKLDWQIIAEIAAKMGYGKQFAWKSAEDIFTEISKVTPSYGGMNYKRLSRPEALHWPCPAADHPGTPILHKEKFAHPDGLGQFFACAYKPPAEVPDASYPYILTTGRCLWHWHTGTMTRRSKDLEAEEPTGWIEINPEDAKALGIQNKEMVKAITRRGEVKVPARVTKDIMKGVMFMPFHFKECAANVLTNNALDPIAKIPEFKACAVRVEKIKEA from the coding sequence ATGCAAATGAAATACGTTACTACTACATGCCCATATTGCGGAACGGGCTGTAGTTTCAATCTTGTGGTGTCCGACAACAAGGTGGCGGGGGTCGCACCTTACCAGCGGTCGCCCGTCAATGAAGGCAAAGTCTGCCCCAAGGGGACCTACGCTCACGAGTTCGTCAATCACCCCGACCGTCTTACCACTCCGCTGATCAAGAAGGACGGCAAGTTTGTCGAGGCGAGCTGGGACGAGGCCTACGACCTGATCGCCAAGAAGTTCAAGCAGTACAAGCCCGACGAGTGTGCCTGCCTCTCCTCCGCCCGCGTCTCTAACGAGGAGAACTACGCGATGATGAAGTTCGCCCGTGGCGTGATGAAGACCCGGCACATCGACCACTGCGCCAGGCTCTGCCATGCATCGACCGTGGCCGGGCTCGCGGCGACCTTCGGCTCCGGCGCGATGACCAACTCCATCCTGGACATCGCCGATTCGAAGTGCATGTTCATCATCGGCAGCAACACCTTCGAGCAGCACCCGCTGATCGGGCGGAAGGTCATGCAGGCCAAGATGAAGGGTGCGAAACTGATCTACGCGGACCCAAGGTTCACGCCCACCGGCAAGCAGGCCGACCTTTACATGCAGTTCCGCTCCGGTTCCGACGTGGCCATCTTCAACGGCCTGATGCAGGAGATCTTAAAGAACGGCTGGGAGGACAAGGAATTTGTCAAGAACCGGACCAAGGACTTCGACAAACTGAAGGAAGAGGTCATGAAGCCGATGTACTCCCTGGAGAACGTCTCCAAGATCTCCGGGATCCCGGTCGAACAGCTCAAGACCTGTGCGGAATGGTTTGCAAAGGCAGAGTCTGCATGCATCCTCTACTCCATGGGTATCACCCAGCACACGGTCGGCGTGGACAACGTCAAGTCCGTGGCCAACATCCAGATGCTGACCGGCAATCTGGGCAGGCCCGGCACCGGCGTGAACGCACTCCGTGGCCAGAACAACGTGCAGGGCGCCTGCGACATGGGAGCGCTCCCCGTAGTGTTCACCGGGTACCAGAAGGTCATCGACGAGGCCGCCCACAAGAAGTTCGCCGACGCGTGGGGATTCCCCGACGGCATCTGCGAGCCCAAGAACGGGTACGAAGTCACCACCATGATGGATGTCCTCGCCGACAAGCCCGGCGAGCTGAAGTGCATGTACATCATGGGCGAGAACCCCATGATCTCCGACCCCGACCTCCACCACGTGGAGAAGGCGATCAAGAACCTCGAGTTCCTGGTGGTACAGGACATCTTCATGACCGAGACCGCCGAGCTTGCCGACGTGGTCCTCCCCGCCTCCTGTTACGCGGAGAAGGACGGGACACAGACTTCCACCGAGCGCCGCGTGCAGATGTGGAGAACCGCACAGGCTCCCCCCGGCAAGGCGAAGCTCGACTGGCAGATCATCGCCGAGATCGCCGCAAAGATGGGATACGGGAAGCAGTTCGCATGGAAGAGCGCCGAAGACATCTTTACCGAGATCTCCAAGGTCACTCCCTCCTACGGTGGAATGAACTATAAGCGGCTCAGCAGACCCGAAGCGCTCCACTGGCCGTGCCCCGCTGCGGACCACCCGGGGACCCCTATCCTGCACAAGGAGAAGTTCGCCCACCCCGATGGCCTGGGCCAGTTCTTCGCCTGCGCCTACAAGCCCCCGGCAGAAGTCCCGGATGCGTCATACCCGTACATCCTCACCACCGGCCGGTGCCTGTGGCACTGGCACACCGGCACCATGACCCGGCGTTCCAAGGACCTGGAGGCGGAAGAGCCCACCGGATGGATCGAGATCAACCCCGAGGACGCCAAGGCGCTCGGCATCCAGAACAAGGAGATGGTGAAGGCCATCACCCGGCGCGGCGAGGTCAAGGTCCCTGCCCGGGTCACGAAGGACATCATGAAAGGCGTGATGTTCATGCCGTTCCACTTCAAGGAATGCGCCGCGAACGTGCTGACCAACAACGCACTCGACCCCATCGCCAAGATCCCGGAGTTCAAGGCGTGTGCGGTCCGGGTTGAGAAGATCAAGGAGGCCTGA
- a CDS encoding Coenzyme F420 hydrogenase/dehydrogenase, beta subunit C-terminal domain, which produces MVAKGDMVYAWTSDAEIAKKAECGGAVTGLLKYALENKMVDAVLAVKKGADVYDALPVLVTDPKDLAATAGSLHCGTLLLSKTVKKYLAGAKDRKIGMTVKGCDLMGLYELSRRNEINMNNLLLIGVNCGGTVSPVSARKMIKEKFGVDPDSVHKEEIDKGQFIIEYEGGHKGISIDELEDEGYGRRSNCRRCKLKVPRQADLACGNWGVIGDKAGKATFVEVCSQKGAELLDKAIKSGAIASEAANPKGIEIRGKVENAMYKLGEKWRNKDFSALKADPWGTINKETSRCIKCYSCIENCPVCFTSADALKKSSYMITSGEVPPNPMFHLRRFAHISDTCVNCGQCEELCPMEIRLALFSHAIRVEGDAAFEPKLGAPAYKN; this is translated from the coding sequence ATGGTAGCGAAAGGCGACATGGTCTATGCATGGACCAGCGACGCGGAGATCGCAAAGAAGGCGGAGTGCGGCGGAGCGGTGACCGGCCTGCTCAAGTACGCTCTCGAGAACAAGATGGTTGACGCGGTCCTTGCCGTGAAAAAGGGTGCGGACGTGTACGATGCGCTCCCGGTGCTGGTTACCGATCCGAAAGACCTCGCAGCCACTGCGGGATCGCTCCACTGCGGGACTCTCCTGCTCTCAAAAACGGTGAAGAAGTACCTTGCCGGTGCGAAGGACCGGAAGATCGGGATGACCGTGAAGGGCTGCGACCTGATGGGACTCTACGAGCTTTCCCGGAGAAACGAGATCAATATGAACAATCTCCTCCTGATCGGGGTCAACTGTGGAGGCACCGTGAGCCCGGTCAGTGCAAGGAAGATGATCAAGGAAAAGTTCGGAGTGGACCCGGACAGCGTTCACAAGGAGGAGATCGACAAGGGCCAGTTCATCATCGAGTACGAGGGAGGCCACAAGGGCATCTCCATCGACGAGCTTGAAGATGAGGGATACGGCCGCCGGTCCAACTGCCGCCGGTGCAAGCTGAAAGTTCCCCGCCAGGCGGACCTCGCCTGCGGGAACTGGGGAGTCATCGGCGACAAGGCCGGCAAGGCCACCTTCGTCGAGGTCTGCAGTCAGAAAGGCGCTGAACTGCTTGACAAGGCGATAAAGAGCGGTGCAATTGCCTCTGAAGCCGCGAACCCCAAGGGGATCGAGATCCGGGGTAAGGTCGAGAACGCCATGTACAAGCTGGGGGAGAAGTGGCGGAACAAGGACTTCTCGGCACTCAAGGCGGACCCGTGGGGTACCATCAACAAGGAGACCTCCCGGTGCATCAAGTGTTATTCATGTATCGAGAATTGTCCCGTGTGTTTCACGTCGGCCGATGCGCTGAAGAAGAGCTCCTACATGATCACCTCGGGAGAAGTCCCGCCGAACCCGATGTTCCATCTCAGGAGATTCGCCCACATCTCTGATACGTGTGTCAACTGCGGGCAGTGCGAAGAGCTCTGTCCCATGGAGATCAGGCTCGCCCTCTTCTCTCACGCGATCAGGGTCGAAGGAGATGCAGCATTCGAGCCAAAGCTCGGGGCCCCTGCCTATAAGAACTGA
- a CDS encoding VOC family protein gives MPTIVHFDLPADDTARARKFYSSLFPDWKYEKYPGEMDYSLIQTTDLEGNPGIGGGLGTRMNPEQRITLYFGVKDIDSMLVKIKNAGGTVVLPRMPVPGFGYVAVCSDTENNTFGLWQDDSGAK, from the coding sequence ATGCCCACAATAGTACATTTTGACCTGCCCGCCGACGATACCGCCCGGGCCCGGAAATTTTATTCCTCGCTTTTTCCCGACTGGAAGTACGAGAAGTACCCGGGAGAGATGGACTACTCCCTCATCCAGACCACCGATCTCGAGGGGAACCCGGGGATAGGAGGCGGGCTCGGCACCCGGATGAATCCGGAACAGCGGATTACCCTCTATTTCGGGGTAAAAGACATCGATTCGATGCTGGTGAAGATCAAGAATGCCGGGGGCACCGTGGTCCTTCCCCGGATGCCGGTACCCGGGTTTGGGTACGTCGCGGTCTGCTCGGATACGGAGAACAATACGTTCGGCCTCTGGCAGGATGACTCCGGGGCGAAATAA